The Megalobrama amblycephala isolate DHTTF-2021 linkage group LG13, ASM1881202v1, whole genome shotgun sequence genome contains a region encoding:
- the LOC125243884 gene encoding uncharacterized protein C7orf31 homolog, whose product MDGKLRRGFNTMNSVGIQAYGSRCDFHGSGDLPNIRRPLIHQNQAEHLPTFQPVCQSIGQGSMKEETCSSPLRLPPILRKPLSITGLYIPRDNRVYPKRHHKQQSQQAYRKMTFSYQNEHIPAVIRGHQHFGFGGSVLPESVIIEQYYDLTLTKKSNVRLNDQLVPKPTDIDMSKKMIKVDIPREHPYSSHIPRYPAIFPSYRSPPVQPSSASAPVVVWRHHQRSK is encoded by the exons ATGGATGGAAAATTAAGGAGAGG ATTCAATACTATGAACAGTGTGGGAATCCAAGCCTACGGGAGCAGATGCGATTTTCATGGCAGCGGTGACCTGCCCAACATTCGCCGTCCTTTGATCCACCAGAATCAGGCTGAACACCTGCCCACCTTTCAACCTGTGTGCCAGAGCATTGGTCAGGGAAGCATGAAAGAGGAAACCTGCTCTTCTCCACTCAGACTTCCACCCATCTTGAGGAAACCGTTAAGCATCACTGGACTCTATATTCCAAG GGACAACAGGGTGTACCCAAAAAGGCATCATAAACAGCAAAGCCAACAGGCTTATAGAAAGATGACTTTCAGTTATCAGAATGAACATATCCCTGCAGTCATTAGGGGACATCAACACTTCGGCTTTGGAGGATCTGTGTTGCCTGA GTCTGTTATCATTGAGCAATATTATGACCTCACCCTAACCAAGAAGAGTAATGTCCGACTGAATGACCAGCT GGTTCCCAAACCAACGGACATTGACATGAG TAAGAAGATGATTAAAGTTGATATTCCGAGGGAACATCCTTACAGCTCCCACATCCCCCGGTATCCCGCTATATTTCCATCATACCGATCCCCACCAGTCCAGCCTTCCAGCGCTTCTGCTCCTGTAGTTGTGTGGCGGCATCATCAAAGGagcaaataa